From one Thermoproteota archaeon genomic stretch:
- a CDS encoding DUF4332 domain-containing protein: protein MPRRRLNYPVEAIEGIGNVYAKKLKEIGIKTVDDLLRAGAKKSDRRRLAKSLGVSEKRVLEWVNRADLFRIPGVGEEYSDLLEQAGVDTVVELARRNPENLYEELVKVNEKKKLVRRLPTKKQVASWVLAAKKLKRIVEY, encoded by the coding sequence ATGCCCAGAAGACGATTGAACTACCCTGTAGAGGCGATAGAGGGCATAGGCAACGTGTACGCCAAAAAACTGAAGGAAATAGGGATTAAGACCGTTGACGATTTACTCAGGGCGGGGGCCAAGAAGTCTGACAGGAGGAGACTCGCCAAGTCCTTAGGTGTATCCGAGAAGAGGGTCCTCGAGTGGGTCAACAGGGCGGATCTCTTTAGAATTCCGGGGGTGGGCGAGGAGTACTCTGACCTCCTCGAGCAGGCTGGCGTCGATACAGTGGTCGAACTAGCGAGGAGGAATCCGGAGAACTTGTATGAGGAGCTAGTGAAGGTTAACGAGAAGAAAAAGCTCGTTAGAAGGCTTCCAACCAAGAAGCAGGTAGCCTCATGGGTGCTAGCTGCTAAAAAATTGAAGAGGATTGTGGAGTACTGA
- a CDS encoding DEAD/DEAH box helicase family protein codes for MRITYDRGTLLIEGVSKLPHCRYDPRVGKLRTLAYRYRELKELLTHATDQVLDLLPQPDLTEKVTLRPYQEDALNSWLRKKRGIIVLPTGAGKTYIALKAMEILREPTLIVVPTLPLLKQWKDLIESIYGIKVGAIGGGSEDLRSVTVITYDSAYIRASELGNKFTFLVFDEVHHLAAEAYIEIAEYSAAPFRMGLTATLEREDGRHVLLFPLVGGVVYQISPKELAGEHLAEFDTIRIRVDLTDEERDRYETLIKEYKEALRQAGITMRSLEDFRKLVMRSTSNKAARRALLAWNEARKIAINSKSKLNVLESLLESHRDDKVIIFTEYNEMAEEISRRYLIPLITHRTSQRERNRILDSFRAGSVTKIVTSKVLDEGIDVPDARVGIVLGGTGSRREFIQRLGRILRKREGKRAVLYEVISKGTSEVRISSRRRKGLG; via the coding sequence TTGAGGATCACCTACGACAGAGGAACCCTACTGATAGAGGGAGTCAGCAAGCTCCCGCACTGCAGGTATGATCCTAGGGTCGGTAAATTAAGGACTCTCGCCTACAGATACAGGGAATTGAAGGAGCTCCTAACTCATGCAACCGATCAAGTTCTCGATCTCCTTCCTCAACCTGATTTGACTGAGAAGGTGACTCTAAGACCCTATCAGGAGGACGCCCTTAACTCTTGGTTGCGGAAGAAGAGGGGGATAATAGTCCTCCCTACGGGGGCAGGCAAGACGTACATAGCGCTTAAGGCGATGGAAATACTGAGAGAACCGACTCTCATAGTCGTTCCAACCCTCCCACTACTCAAACAGTGGAAGGATTTGATAGAATCGATCTACGGTATAAAGGTCGGTGCGATAGGCGGAGGGAGCGAGGATCTGAGGTCTGTTACTGTGATAACGTATGACTCAGCTTACATCAGGGCCTCGGAGCTGGGAAACAAGTTTACCTTCTTAGTATTCGATGAAGTGCATCACTTGGCGGCTGAAGCGTACATAGAGATCGCTGAATATTCCGCGGCGCCCTTCAGGATGGGGCTGACTGCCACGCTGGAGAGGGAAGACGGGAGGCACGTACTTCTCTTCCCCCTAGTGGGCGGTGTGGTCTATCAGATCTCCCCCAAAGAGCTGGCTGGCGAGCACCTAGCTGAGTTCGACACGATCAGAATAAGAGTGGATCTGACTGATGAGGAGAGGGATAGATACGAGACATTGATCAAGGAATACAAGGAGGCACTCAGGCAGGCTGGGATAACCATGAGATCGCTTGAGGATTTCAGAAAGCTTGTCATGAGAAGTACGTCGAACAAGGCGGCTAGGAGGGCCCTGCTTGCATGGAACGAGGCTAGAAAAATAGCTATAAACTCCAAGAGTAAGCTAAATGTCCTTGAGAGCCTATTAGAGAGTCACAGGGACGACAAGGTGATCATCTTCACTGAATATAACGAGATGGCCGAGGAGATAAGCAGAAGGTACCTGATCCCCCTGATAACCCACAGGACGAGCCAGAGGGAGAGGAACCGCATCTTGGACTCCTTCAGGGCGGGTTCGGTCACGAAGATAGTTACCTCGAAGGTCCTAGACGAGGGTATAGATGTGCCGGACGCCAGGGTGGGTATAGTGCTCGGAGGCACTGGCAGCAGGAGAGAGTTCATACAGAGGCTGGGCAGGATACTCAGGAAGAGGGAAGGAAAGAGGGCCGTTCTCTACGAAGTGATATCAAAGGGAACGTCTGAGGTCAGGATATCCAGCAGGAGGAGGAAGGGATTGGGCTGA
- a CDS encoding DUF790 family protein, with product MLPSQLLRARVRGSMLFPLWARGTDEEIELARELIATFQRGRRLSEIHERVEEIEGMYELLGVDYRFVRGLALLLERMSQFRRPETAIEPEKAREVVFRLVNVKYGGFVTEEIRDQALEEAAQELGISKEDLEGSLWADSDDFQVLISGPEISPEDLLRGYNLSLLQTSLFKALHLKIETRAQGWEVKVFLRALKRLGLMYTAERFEGGVAIEVSGPASILKMTTRYGTSLAKLISYVVSMSHWRISAGISRNKRVLSLRLDSRARDLFPNGGVEEPQYDSSLERRFASIAEAGGWRAIREPEPLVAGRSILIPDFLLVKGPARVYVEVMGFWTPEYIEKKIKKLSLLKEPILIVARKDLLCSRTESLPKDVFYIEGRIDKVALLRKLNELERRAIEEIALSDRDLEGDIVDLRSLAKERGMRIDQLKRALSLERYQVLGDYAVRKEVLESLKTRKLPRKVKELKVMLREEGLPEDVALPLASALGYEVVWHGLDEDEAELYPAD from the coding sequence ATGCTTCCATCCCAGCTGTTGAGGGCCAGAGTCAGAGGATCGATGCTGTTTCCCCTCTGGGCGAGGGGTACCGACGAGGAGATCGAGCTTGCTAGGGAACTGATAGCCACGTTCCAGCGGGGAAGAAGGCTCAGCGAGATCCACGAGAGAGTCGAGGAGATAGAGGGGATGTACGAACTCTTGGGGGTGGACTATAGGTTTGTCAGGGGATTGGCCCTCCTCCTCGAGAGGATGAGCCAGTTCAGGAGGCCGGAAACCGCTATAGAACCGGAGAAGGCTAGAGAGGTGGTGTTTCGGCTGGTCAATGTCAAATACGGTGGTTTCGTAACTGAAGAAATTAGGGATCAGGCACTGGAGGAGGCTGCCCAAGAGTTGGGGATCTCCAAGGAAGATCTGGAGGGTAGTCTGTGGGCCGACTCCGACGACTTTCAAGTGCTGATCTCTGGGCCTGAGATATCCCCTGAGGATCTCCTCAGAGGATACAACCTCTCACTGCTCCAGACATCCCTCTTCAAGGCCCTACATCTCAAGATAGAGACTAGGGCTCAAGGATGGGAGGTCAAGGTGTTCCTCAGGGCGCTCAAGCGCCTAGGCCTTATGTACACGGCGGAACGGTTTGAAGGGGGCGTGGCAATAGAGGTCAGCGGTCCCGCCTCCATACTCAAGATGACCACTAGATACGGTACGTCCTTGGCTAAGCTGATCTCCTACGTAGTCTCGATGTCCCACTGGAGGATCTCGGCGGGTATCTCTAGGAACAAGAGGGTGCTCTCGCTTAGGCTTGATTCCAGAGCCAGGGACCTGTTCCCGAACGGGGGTGTTGAGGAGCCCCAGTACGACAGCTCCCTCGAGAGGAGGTTCGCCTCAATAGCCGAGGCCGGCGGTTGGAGGGCCATCAGAGAGCCAGAACCTCTGGTGGCCGGGCGTTCCATCCTCATACCGGATTTCTTATTAGTGAAGGGACCAGCTAGGGTTTACGTAGAGGTCATGGGCTTCTGGACCCCAGAATACATCGAGAAGAAGATCAAGAAGCTGTCCCTCCTGAAGGAACCCATACTTATCGTGGCGAGGAAGGACCTCCTCTGTTCTCGAACAGAGAGCCTGCCGAAAGATGTCTTCTACATCGAAGGGCGCATCGACAAGGTGGCTCTACTGAGGAAACTCAACGAGCTGGAGAGGAGAGCTATAGAAGAGATCGCACTATCGGATCGTGATCTCGAGGGAGATATCGTGGATCTCAGGTCTCTAGCGAAGGAGAGGGGTATGAGGATCGACCAGCTGAAGAGGGCCCTCTCGTTGGAGAGATATCAGGTATTGGGGGACTATGCGGTCCGGAAAGAGGTGCTGGAGTCACTTAAGACTAGGAAACTCCCTAGGAAGGTCAAGGAGCTGAAGGTAATGCTCAGGGAGGAGGGCCTGCCCGAGGATGTGGCCTTACCCTTGGCGTCGGCCTTGGGCTATGAGGTGGTGTGGCACGGGCTGGACGAGGATGAGGCCGAGCTGTACCCAGCGGATTGA
- a CDS encoding RimK family alpha-L-glutamate ligase codes for MGWDCDALGTDSVLLVVDHPRLEEKLIYSSLREKGLEVGILNVTSTPLPINGVKIPRVALIRTVGMFRGVRSSAVLESMGSHSVNSSSTIMTCGDKVLTYSALSKFGIPIPKSVLALGRDAVLKAYGEFQGVVVDKPPLGSWGRMVSLIKNAEMAVQIADARGMMPSSLRGHVIQEYIETGGRDIRCLVLGERTIGCMERMASVGWKSNVALGGKVRPIKATSEIEELSLKAAEAVKGEFVAVDLLSNEEVLVNEVNGVPEFKGFIKATGIDVAKELASYTWEVLKS; via the coding sequence TTGGGTTGGGACTGTGATGCCCTTGGAACGGACTCCGTCCTCCTAGTGGTCGATCATCCCAGATTAGAGGAGAAACTCATTTACAGCTCCTTGAGGGAAAAGGGCCTTGAAGTAGGGATCCTTAACGTAACTTCGACCCCGCTGCCGATAAACGGGGTGAAGATCCCGAGAGTAGCTCTCATAAGGACAGTGGGGATGTTCAGGGGAGTCAGATCGTCCGCAGTACTGGAATCCATGGGTTCTCACTCCGTAAACAGCAGCTCGACGATAATGACCTGTGGGGACAAGGTGCTCACCTACTCAGCCCTCTCCAAGTTCGGGATACCGATCCCCAAGAGCGTGCTGGCGCTGGGGAGGGACGCGGTTCTTAAGGCCTACGGGGAGTTCCAAGGAGTGGTCGTGGATAAACCGCCCCTAGGTAGCTGGGGAAGGATGGTTTCACTCATTAAGAACGCGGAGATGGCGGTACAGATCGCTGACGCAAGGGGAATGATGCCCAGCAGCTTGAGGGGGCATGTCATACAGGAGTACATCGAGACCGGGGGTAGAGACATAAGGTGCCTCGTCTTGGGCGAAAGGACGATTGGGTGTATGGAGAGAATGGCATCCGTAGGCTGGAAGAGCAATGTGGCGCTGGGAGGAAAGGTGAGACCAATTAAAGCGACTAGCGAGATAGAAGAGCTCTCCTTGAAGGCAGCTGAGGCTGTGAAAGGGGAATTCGTGGCCGTGGATCTCCTTTCCAACGAGGAGGTTTTAGTGAATGAGGTTAATGGGGTCCCCGAGTTCAAGGGTTTCATCAAGGCTACCGGGATTGATGTAGCCAAAGAACTCGCCTCTTATACATGGGAGGTGCTGAAGTCTTGA
- the argC gene encoding N-acetyl-gamma-glutamyl-phosphate reductase: MGGAEVLRVAVFGASGYTGGELLRILISHPAFTVTVITSREYAGKPVYIAHPHLKGLLSLKFAKLEEALNKEFDYALLALPHGISKEVVPFLLEIGVGVVDLGADFRLKDPSLYETWYGWKHPNPELLEEAVYGLPELHRDEIRNARLVASPGCNATATILASAPLVKLGARRVLADVKVGSSEAGSKPSRGTHHPERSGVIRPYSPSGHRHQVEASQELSLLAGEEVRVSMVPHSVGSVRGAFASAHAELEVEEGELWRAFARFYSKEPFVRVMQRGSYPNVKNVLGSNFADVGFASDPSLPRVSGFAAIDNLMKGAAGQAIQSLNLMAGLEETTGLMHPPLSPA; this comes from the coding sequence ATGGGAGGTGCTGAAGTCTTGAGAGTGGCCGTATTCGGGGCTTCAGGCTATACCGGTGGGGAGCTACTGAGAATATTGATCTCCCATCCAGCCTTTACTGTGACAGTTATCACATCTAGGGAGTACGCAGGTAAGCCCGTCTACATAGCGCATCCCCACCTGAAGGGGCTGCTCTCGCTGAAATTCGCCAAGCTGGAGGAGGCCTTAAATAAGGAGTTTGATTACGCGCTTCTCGCCCTCCCCCACGGCATCTCTAAAGAAGTGGTTCCCTTCCTGCTTGAGATAGGGGTGGGAGTGGTCGATCTGGGGGCCGATTTCAGGTTGAAGGACCCTTCCCTCTATGAGACGTGGTATGGGTGGAAACACCCGAATCCTGAACTGCTGGAAGAGGCGGTTTACGGACTGCCCGAGCTGCACAGGGATGAGATAAGGAATGCAAGGCTTGTGGCCTCACCGGGATGCAACGCGACAGCCACGATTCTGGCCTCCGCCCCCTTGGTTAAGCTGGGGGCGAGGAGGGTGCTCGCGGACGTCAAGGTCGGCAGCAGCGAAGCAGGCTCCAAACCATCGAGGGGGACCCACCATCCCGAGAGGAGCGGAGTCATAAGGCCCTATTCACCCTCAGGGCACAGACATCAAGTGGAGGCGTCACAGGAGCTCTCCCTGCTAGCAGGGGAGGAGGTGAGGGTCAGCATGGTACCTCACTCCGTCGGTTCCGTCAGGGGGGCCTTCGCCAGCGCGCACGCGGAGCTGGAGGTGGAAGAGGGAGAGCTTTGGAGGGCATTCGCCAGGTTCTACTCCAAAGAGCCCTTCGTCAGGGTGATGCAGAGGGGATCCTACCCGAATGTGAAGAACGTGCTGGGGAGCAACTTCGCTGACGTGGGGTTCGCATCGGATCCCTCCCTTCCTAGGGTGTCGGGGTTCGCAGCGATAGATAACCTCATGAAGGGGGCGGCTGGGCAGGCCATCCAGTCCCTCAACCTGATGGCGGGCTTAGAGGAGACCACCGGTCTGATGCATCCCCCACTCAGTCCAGCGTAG
- a CDS encoding [LysW]-aminoadipate/[LysW]-glutamate kinase, whose amino-acid sequence MIVVKVGGRTLDNFPSIAKDLVRHQPFVLVHGGGDLVTEYSKRMGVEPKIVVSPSGIRSRYTDEDELEVFTMVLAGKVNKELVSTLLDLGIQAVGISGVDGPTLIARRKRRIVILEKGRRRVIPGGYTGKIEEVRVDLISLLLDSGYSAVVAPLARGTEGEMLNVDGDQAASKLSIALEPAYLILLSDVEGVMWEENVVKRLTPVEAEELAAKLGAGMNRKLMMAAEVARSGVRVAISSGLVDEPVTHALNGAGTHVVPS is encoded by the coding sequence ATGATAGTTGTGAAGGTAGGAGGGAGGACCCTCGACAACTTCCCCTCTATAGCCAAGGACTTGGTGAGACATCAGCCGTTCGTGCTAGTCCACGGTGGTGGTGATCTGGTCACCGAGTACTCTAAGAGGATGGGAGTGGAGCCCAAGATAGTGGTATCGCCCTCAGGTATAAGGAGCAGGTACACCGACGAGGACGAGCTGGAGGTATTCACTATGGTGCTTGCTGGCAAGGTCAACAAGGAACTGGTCTCCACGCTCCTCGACTTGGGCATCCAAGCTGTGGGGATTTCTGGCGTGGACGGTCCCACATTGATCGCTAGGAGGAAGAGGAGGATAGTCATCTTGGAGAAGGGGAGAAGGCGAGTGATACCCGGGGGCTACACCGGGAAGATAGAGGAGGTCAGGGTGGATCTTATCAGCCTCCTCCTAGATTCGGGGTACAGCGCGGTCGTAGCCCCTCTAGCCAGGGGAACGGAAGGCGAGATGCTGAACGTGGACGGTGATCAAGCCGCTTCCAAGCTCTCTATCGCTCTGGAACCTGCGTACCTCATCTTGCTGTCCGATGTAGAGGGGGTAATGTGGGAGGAGAATGTCGTGAAGAGGCTGACACCCGTAGAAGCTGAGGAATTGGCTGCTAAGTTAGGGGCTGGCATGAACCGGAAGCTCATGATGGCCGCGGAGGTGGCGCGGTCTGGGGTGCGGGTCGCCATCTCCAGCGGCCTAGTGGACGAACCCGTTACTCATGCCTTAAATGGCGCTGGCACGCATGTCGTTCCAAGCTAG
- the lysW/argW gene encoding alpha-aminoadipate/glutamate carrier protein LysW/ArgW, with amino-acid sequence MEAECPICGSPVELPDDVMAGELLECPSCGATLEVYEQNGTFLLKEAEEIGEDWGE; translated from the coding sequence ATGGAGGCCGAGTGTCCTATATGCGGTTCCCCCGTGGAACTCCCCGACGATGTCATGGCGGGCGAGCTCCTCGAGTGTCCCTCCTGTGGAGCCACATTAGAGGTATACGAGCAGAATGGGACGTTTCTGCTGAAGGAGGCTGAGGAAATAGGAGAGGACTGGGGAGAATGA
- the lysX gene encoding lysine biosynthesis protein LysX, translating into MRVALVYERLREEERQLIRAIEELGHEPVRLHLSSKFLPLDHGETFEAEAALIRAISATKAHASAVTLSSLGVRVVNSPGVLSICGNKLTTTAKLSEAGIPTPKTAVAFSLEGALEAAKSIGYPLVIKPVNGSWGRLVSLAQDEEELRTILEHREAIPSPYYRIHYIQEFIRKPGRDIRAYGTEEAFITAIYRVSDHWVTNTARGAKAVPAEYREELADLVIRTAEAMGGGFLGVDIAEDEERGLVVIEVNGVTEFKNAARVTGVDIARELVSYAVR; encoded by the coding sequence ATGAGGGTAGCCTTGGTCTATGAGAGGTTGAGGGAGGAGGAAAGGCAGCTCATAAGGGCCATTGAGGAGCTGGGGCACGAGCCAGTACGGTTGCACCTCAGCTCCAAATTCCTCCCGCTTGATCACGGGGAGACCTTCGAGGCCGAAGCGGCCCTGATAAGGGCGATCAGCGCCACCAAAGCGCACGCGTCGGCTGTGACCTTGTCAAGCTTGGGGGTAAGGGTGGTTAACTCGCCTGGGGTACTGTCGATCTGCGGGAACAAGCTGACAACGACGGCCAAACTTTCAGAGGCCGGAATTCCCACGCCAAAGACGGCGGTAGCGTTCTCGCTTGAGGGTGCCTTGGAGGCAGCGAAGTCCATAGGATACCCCTTAGTGATCAAACCCGTCAACGGGAGCTGGGGTCGACTGGTGTCCCTAGCGCAGGACGAAGAGGAGCTGAGGACCATACTGGAGCATCGGGAGGCGATTCCCTCCCCCTACTACAGGATCCACTATATTCAGGAATTCATAAGGAAGCCCGGGAGGGACATAAGGGCTTATGGAACCGAGGAGGCCTTCATTACGGCCATCTACAGGGTATCAGATCACTGGGTCACCAACACTGCAAGGGGTGCGAAGGCCGTACCGGCTGAGTACAGGGAGGAACTCGCTGATCTCGTTATTAGAACCGCTGAAGCGATGGGAGGTGGGTTCCTTGGCGTTGATATAGCTGAGGACGAGGAGAGGGGACTCGTAGTGATAGAGGTGAATGGCGTCACCGAGTTCAAGAACGCCGCCCGCGTGACAGGCGTTGACATCGCGAGGGAGCTCGTGAGTTACGCGGTGAGATGA
- a CDS encoding aspartate aminotransferase family protein, translating to MVSLISFYGFRGLKLVKGEGQYVWDSEGRRYLDAHTGHGAAFLGHRPPRVVKAIQEQMDSIMVVTPSFVSESMERCLSSLERVLPKGLNHVYFQNSGTEAVELALKLAFRATGRKEVVAFTGSFHGRTLGSLSATWNPKYREGYPLIDVRFGRFNDSSSADLIDEEVAAVIVEPIQGESGVRPSTPEFLRALREACEEHSSVLIFDEVQSGFGRTGEIWAHRTRGVEPDVMTAGKSIGGGFPVSVVAAKEWVIESLKGGEHGSTHGGNPLACAAVYGGVSTLLEYDVPSRAAKMGKELIKGLKGIESRLIRDVRGEGLMIGVELRADVGPVLRRLQQRGILALKAGRTVLRLLPPYLITEEDVRRIVEEVESALINGIGSR from the coding sequence ATGGTCTCACTGATCTCATTCTACGGGTTCAGAGGACTCAAGCTCGTTAAAGGGGAAGGCCAGTACGTGTGGGACTCGGAGGGTAGACGCTACCTCGATGCCCACACGGGTCACGGAGCTGCTTTCCTCGGGCACAGACCTCCTAGAGTGGTGAAGGCCATCCAGGAGCAGATGGACTCGATAATGGTGGTCACCCCTAGCTTCGTGAGCGAATCTATGGAGAGGTGCCTCTCCTCATTGGAGCGGGTTCTCCCCAAGGGATTGAACCATGTGTACTTCCAGAACAGCGGTACCGAAGCCGTGGAGCTGGCATTGAAGCTAGCCTTCAGAGCAACGGGTAGGAAAGAGGTGGTAGCCTTCACGGGGAGCTTCCACGGTAGGACTCTGGGTTCCCTCTCCGCTACTTGGAACCCGAAGTACAGAGAAGGCTATCCCTTAATCGATGTGAGGTTCGGGAGATTCAACGATTCTTCTTCAGCTGATCTGATAGATGAAGAGGTCGCGGCGGTCATAGTAGAGCCTATCCAAGGAGAGAGTGGCGTCAGACCTTCGACACCAGAGTTCCTCAGGGCGTTGAGGGAGGCCTGTGAGGAGCACAGCTCCGTCCTGATATTCGATGAGGTCCAGAGCGGGTTCGGCAGGACCGGCGAGATATGGGCCCACAGGACTAGAGGAGTCGAACCGGACGTCATGACCGCTGGCAAGAGTATTGGTGGTGGGTTTCCTGTCAGCGTGGTGGCAGCTAAGGAGTGGGTAATCGAATCCCTCAAAGGAGGAGAGCACGGTTCCACCCACGGAGGCAATCCACTGGCCTGCGCTGCTGTCTATGGAGGTGTATCCACCCTGCTAGAGTATGACGTACCCTCCAGAGCCGCCAAGATGGGTAAGGAATTGATTAAGGGATTGAAGGGCATTGAATCGCGCCTAATAAGGGACGTGAGGGGAGAAGGACTCATGATCGGGGTTGAACTCAGGGCTGACGTCGGACCCGTCCTCAGGAGGCTGCAACAGAGGGGGATCTTGGCCCTCAAAGCGGGGAGGACCGTTCTCAGGCTGCTTCCCCCTTATCTGATAACCGAGGAGGACGTTAGGAGGATCGTGGAGGAGGTGGAGAGTGCCCTCATCAACGGAATCGGGAGTCGATGA
- a CDS encoding N-acetyl-lysine deacetylase, with amino-acid sequence MPSSTESGVDEILIKLLRAYSPTGQEDNARDVIVEICEDLGLRVEIDEVGNVLASKGGGGRVWLVGHYDTVPGRLPVRRSGGVISGRGAVDAKGPLSAMLMAASLSKSPVMVAALVGEEGDSRGARHLLTRELPPFVVIGEPSNKTGVIIAYRGGAHLTLRCKAEGGHSSSPGVSAVDLLVESISKMKEVAPGEKYDVPSITTTMISGGEAPNVLPKRAEAVLDLRVPPGIDHSMVLDEIKSKLSEGCEVAALWAVPPVAVRPSEPVPRALIRSIISLGGKPRLLKKYGSSDMNLLHGKVSSIAAYGPGDGKLAHTTMEFVNTRDLEFAVEVYLKTIEYLSNL; translated from the coding sequence GTGCCCTCATCAACGGAATCGGGAGTCGATGAGATTCTGATCAAACTCTTGAGGGCTTACAGCCCTACCGGCCAGGAGGACAACGCTAGGGACGTAATAGTGGAAATCTGCGAGGATCTCGGATTGAGGGTCGAGATTGACGAGGTGGGAAATGTTCTCGCTAGTAAAGGAGGAGGTGGAAGGGTGTGGCTCGTCGGTCACTACGACACGGTCCCCGGGAGGCTTCCCGTCAGGAGAAGCGGAGGCGTGATCTCCGGTAGGGGAGCCGTGGATGCGAAGGGGCCCCTCTCAGCAATGCTGATGGCGGCATCCCTCTCCAAATCGCCCGTGATGGTCGCGGCCCTCGTTGGTGAGGAGGGGGACAGCAGGGGGGCCAGACACCTGCTTACTAGGGAGCTCCCACCTTTCGTGGTAATAGGGGAACCTTCTAACAAAACCGGCGTCATAATAGCCTACAGGGGAGGGGCGCACCTGACCTTGAGGTGTAAGGCGGAAGGAGGTCACTCATCATCTCCCGGAGTATCTGCAGTGGATCTGCTTGTGGAGTCTATCTCAAAAATGAAAGAGGTGGCTCCAGGCGAGAAGTACGATGTTCCCAGCATTACCACCACCATGATAAGCGGTGGAGAGGCGCCTAACGTTCTTCCAAAGAGGGCCGAGGCAGTACTAGACTTGAGGGTCCCTCCGGGGATCGATCATTCGATGGTACTCGATGAGATAAAATCTAAGCTCTCTGAAGGGTGTGAGGTGGCTGCCTTATGGGCTGTTCCACCTGTAGCGGTCAGACCTAGCGAACCAGTTCCTAGGGCGTTAATTAGGTCCATTATCTCCCTAGGAGGGAAACCCAGGCTCCTGAAGAAATATGGATCTAGCGATATGAACCTGCTTCACGGAAAGGTCTCGAGCATAGCGGCCTACGGTCCAGGCGATGGGAAGCTGGCTCACACCACCATGGAGTTCGTGAATACTAGGGACTTAGAGTTCGCTGTAGAGGTCTACCTAAAAACGATAGAGTACTTATCGAACCTATGA
- a CDS encoding ATP-binding protein, with translation MTRKFIDREPELSLLEDSWERGDRLIIVYGRRRIGKTELLKQFIRDKPAVYYLCSLRKVPYNLRRFSHKVSEFLRIPKIQFSSFQDAFEALKGRGRLIVVIDEFGYLVRDDPGILSDFQEIVDEKLRGSGITLILCGSSISLMETRVMGAKSPLYGRADRYLRVRPFNMRQLTSWFPSAAPGDLIKIYAVTGGVARYLEFFSGVDVEAEIEKNFFDPSSFLYMDAMTMLSEELRDYATYLQVLEAISLGYNKVTEIANYAFLQPKDVHFYLKVLSSLGIVRRIVPVLSPRKTKRGVYEIGDNYFDFWFGFVSPFQSEIESGYKGPVLRNFREKFPAYLGRVFERVVRELIRPLLPYRPIQVGKWWHKDVEIDVVAYDDSHIAFLEVKWSNLSIRAARGALTSLKEKASKVKFDGRRYYGLVARNVDKKEELLKEGFIVYDLEDILALGDRGTREST, from the coding sequence GTGACTCGAAAATTCATCGATAGGGAGCCGGAGCTTTCTCTGCTGGAGGATAGTTGGGAGAGAGGGGATCGCCTCATAATAGTGTACGGGAGGAGGAGGATAGGGAAAACAGAGCTCTTGAAGCAATTCATAAGGGATAAGCCAGCCGTCTATTACCTGTGCTCTCTTAGGAAGGTCCCTTACAATTTGAGGAGGTTCTCCCACAAGGTATCCGAATTCCTAAGGATCCCCAAAATCCAGTTTTCGAGCTTTCAGGACGCTTTCGAGGCCCTAAAGGGAAGGGGCAGGTTAATCGTCGTGATAGACGAATTCGGCTACTTGGTCAGGGATGATCCAGGAATTCTGAGCGATTTCCAAGAGATAGTGGACGAAAAGTTGAGGGGTTCGGGGATCACACTGATCTTATGCGGATCCAGCATCTCCCTGATGGAGACGAGGGTGATGGGGGCGAAGTCCCCCCTCTACGGAAGGGCCGACAGGTATTTGAGGGTGAGACCCTTCAACATGAGGCAACTGACCTCCTGGTTCCCGAGTGCCGCCCCCGGAGACCTGATTAAGATATACGCGGTAACAGGGGGAGTGGCCAGATACCTGGAATTCTTTTCCGGAGTAGACGTGGAGGCCGAGATCGAGAAGAACTTCTTCGATCCCTCATCCTTCCTGTATATGGATGCCATGACCATGCTGTCAGAGGAGCTCAGGGACTATGCTACCTACCTACAAGTACTGGAAGCCATAAGCTTGGGGTATAACAAGGTGACGGAGATAGCTAACTACGCGTTCCTCCAACCCAAGGATGTTCACTTCTACCTCAAGGTGCTTTCATCTCTGGGCATAGTAAGGAGGATAGTCCCAGTCCTATCCCCTAGGAAAACTAAGAGGGGAGTATATGAGATAGGAGACAACTATTTCGACTTCTGGTTCGGGTTCGTGTCACCATTCCAGTCCGAGATAGAGTCGGGGTACAAGGGCCCGGTACTGCGAAACTTCAGGGAAAAATTCCCAGCTTACTTGGGCAGGGTGTTTGAGAGGGTGGTTCGGGAATTGATAAGGCCGCTCCTGCCGTACAGACCGATACAGGTGGGTAAATGGTGGCATAAAGACGTGGAGATAGATGTGGTCGCGTACGACGACTCGCACATTGCCTTCTTGGAGGTAAAGTGGTCTAATCTCTCGATCAGAGCTGCAAGAGGGGCCCTAACTTCTCTGAAGGAGAAGGCTTCGAAGGTAAAGTTCGATGGGAGGAGGTATTACGGCCTCGTAGCTAGAAATGTTGATAAGAAGGAGGAGCTGTTGAAAGAGGGCTTTATAGTCTATGATCTCGAGGATATTTTAGCCCTTGGAGACCGTGGCACTCGCGAAAGCACGTAG